One Hordeum vulgare subsp. vulgare chromosome 4H, MorexV3_pseudomolecules_assembly, whole genome shotgun sequence DNA window includes the following coding sequences:
- the LOC123449688 gene encoding transcription factor bHLH144-like yields the protein MQGGPGYGYGGYGYGAGYDMTGYGNGGAYYTNDRYPAPAPAPAAYEDPLAGRRQHDFPAPLTGLEFQPSDACPKNYVIFDQTYDRSRVMYNPSLPNNLGSSGGNSGAYDHSKGGTYYGGGECSIRQKEDSGEIDALMSSEEEDDVLSTGRTSGSRGEGSPDSTCSPGSGYVVSASPSGAGGGGGERKKTRMRKMMKTLKGIIPGGDRMDTPAALDEAVKYLKSLKVEANKHGARGSRS from the coding sequence ATGCAGGGGGGTCCAGGCTACGGGTACGGCGGCTACGGCTACGGTGCTGGCTATGACATGACCGGGTACGGCAACGGCGGAGCGTACTACACCAACGACCGGTAccccgcgccggcgccggcgccggctgcCTATGAAGACCCGCTCGCCGGTCGGAGGCAGCACGATTTCCCGGCGCCGCTCACCGGGCTCGAGTTCCAGCCGTCGGATGCCTGCCCCAAGAACTACGTCATCTTTGATCAGACCTATGACCGGAGCAGGGTGATGTACAACCCGTCGCTGCCCAACAACTTGGGTTCCTCCGGGGGCAACAGCGGCGCCTACGATCACAGCAAGGGCGGCACCTACTACGGCGGCGGTGAATGCTCCATCCGGCAGAAGGAGGACAGCGGCGAGATCGACGCGCTGATGAGctccgaggaggaggacgacgtgcTGAGCACGGGCCGCACTTCAGGGAGCCGCGGCGAGGGCTCGCCGGACTCCACGTGCTCCCCGGGGTCCGGGTACGTGGTGAGCGCCAGCCCGAGTGGCGCCGGCGGCGGAGGTGGCGAGAGGAAGAAAACCCGgatgaggaagatgatgaagacgCTCAAGGGGATCATCCCCGGCGGCGACCGGATGGACACGCCCGCCGCCCTGGACGAGGCCGTCAAGTACCTCAAATCGCTCAAGGTGGAGGCCAACAAGCACGGGGCGCGCGGATCGAGAAGCTAG